Below is a genomic region from Melanotaenia boesemani isolate fMelBoe1 chromosome 19, fMelBoe1.pri, whole genome shotgun sequence.
TCATAATATCACGTGAGAAAGCGCTCCGGTGTTGCAGGTACAGATGACTGAGCTGCTCAGCAGCTTGCAGCATTTCAGAAACGGTCCTTCAGCTTTCCTGAACTCACCAGCCAGGTAACGCGCTTCAGGTTCTTCTGGTACTGAATAATATGACAGCTGAGATGctgatcctcttttttttccctcccagcttttcctcctcttcaggTAAAATATTTGTGAAGCTGGATTTCTGAAACCATCCTGTCTGCAGGTTGTCCAGCAGGGGGCGACACAAACTGATCAACTGGTGACGCTGATCCTCATCGATCATTTTTATTGatcagaaaacatctgaaaaatacacagttaaaaaataatttaaaagtcgGAGTTTAAAAGTGGGTAATATGACATTTATTAAAGGGAAACAGCAAATTTGCAGGAAGACGTGAAGTCTTTAAAcatcagaaacattttaaacaatcacgtgattttttataaatttctttaaacatttaaattaagttccagttttaataaaaacatttctgtaatatttacctgaacaaagaataaaattacattttacagaTTCCCGACTTTACAGGCTGCACTTGAATGCACCATGTTGTAGAAACAACATGCAACAACTGAACTAGTCCATGGTCTAGTCTGGTCTGGACCGTTCTGGTCTGGGTCGTTCTGGTCTGGGTCGTTCTGGTCTGAGTTGTTCTGGTCTGTGTCGTTCTGGTCTGGatggttctggtctgggtcgTTCTGGTCTGGGTCGTTCTGGTCTGAGTCGTTCTGGTCTGGGTCGTTCTGGTCTGAGTCGTTCTGGTCTGGACCGTTCTGGTCTGAGTCGTTCTGGTCTGGACCGTTCTGGTCTGGGTCGTTCTGGTCTGGGTCGTTCTGGTCTGGATCATTCTGGCCTGTgtcattctggtctggaccgtTCCGGTCTGGGTCGGTCTGGTCTGGGTCGTTCTGATCTAGGTCGTTCTGATCTGGATCATTCTGGTTTGGGTCGTTCTGGTCTGGGTCGTTCTGATCTGGATCGTTCTGCTCTGGACCGTTCTGATCTGGATCATTCTGGTCTGTGTCGTTCTGGTCTGGGTCGTTCTGATCTGGatggttctggtctgggtcgTTCTGATCTGGATGGTTCTGGTCTGGGTTGTTCTGGTCTGGACCGTTCTGGTCTGGGTCGTTCTGATCTGGGTCGTTCTGATCTGGATCATTCTGGCCTGTGTCGTTCTGGTCTGGGTCGTTCTGATCTGGatggttctggtctgggtcgTTCTGATCTGGatggttctggtctgggtcgTTCTGGTCTGGGTCGTTCTGATCTGGATCATTCTGGCCTGTGTCGTTCTGGTCTGGGTCGTTCTGATCTGGATCATTCTGGCCTGTGTCATTCTGGTCTGGGTCGTTCTGTTCTGGATCATTCTGATTTGGGTCGTTCTGGTCTGTGTTGTTCTGGTCTGGGTCGTTCTGGTCTGGGTTGTTCTGGTCTGGGTTGTTCTGATTTGGATCGTTCTGATCTGGATCGTTCTGGTCTGTGTCGTTCTGGTCTGGatggttctggtctgggtcgTTCTGGTCTGGACCGTTTTGGTCTGGGTCGTTCTGATCTGGATCATTCTGGTCTGTGTCGTTCTGGTCTGGACCGTTCTGGTCTGGGTCGTTCTGATCTGGATGGTTCTGGTTTGGGTCATTCTGGTCTGTGTCGTTCTGGTCTGGGTCGTTCTGGTCTGGACCGTTCTGGTCTGGGTCGTTCTGGTCTGAGTTGTTCTGGTCTGTGTCGTTCTGGTCTGGGTCGTTCTGGTCTGGACCGTTCTGGTCTGGGTCGTTCTGGTCTGGACCGTTCTGGTCTGGGTCGTTCTGGTCTGAGTCGTTCTGGTCTGGGTCGTTCTGGTCTGAGTCGTTCTGGTCTGGACCGTTCTGGTCTGGGTCGTTCTGGTCTGGGTCGTTCTGCTCTGGACCGTTCTGGTCTGGGTCGTTCTGCTCTGGACCGTTCTGGTCTGGGTCGTTCTGGTCTGAGTCGTTCTGGTCTGGGTCGTTCTGGTCTGAGTCGTTCTGGTCTGGACCGTTCTGGTCTGGGTCGTTCTGGTCTGGGTCGTACTGGTCTGGGTCGTTCTGGTCTGAGTCGTTCTATTTTGGACTGTTCATAATATCACGTGAGAAAGCGCTCCGGTGTTGCAGGTACAGATGACTGAGCTGCTCAGCAGCTTGCAGCATTTCAGAAACGGTCCTTCAGCTTTCCTGAACTCACCAGCCAGGTAACTCGCTTCAGGTTCTTCTGGTACTGAATAATATGACAGCTGAGATGctgatcctcttttttttccctcccagcttttcctcctcttcaggTAAAATATTTGTGAAGCTGGATTTCTGAAACCATCCTGTCTGCAAGTTGTCCAGCAGGGGGCGACACAAACTGATCAACTGGTGACGCTGATCCTCATCGATCATTTTTATTGatcagaaaacatctgaaaaatacacagttaaaaaataatttaaaagtcgGAGTTTAAAAGTGGGTAATATGACATTTATTAAAGGGAAACAGCAAATTTGCAGGAAGACGTGAAGTCTTTAAAcatcagaaacattttaaacaattacgtgattttttataaatttctttaaacatttaaattaagttccagttttaataaaaacatttctgtaatatttacctgaacaaagaataaaattacattttacagaTTCCCGACTTTACAGGCTGCACTTGAATGCACCATGTTGTAGAAACAACATGCAACAACTGAGCTAGTCCATGGTCTAGTCTGGTCTGGACCGTTCTGGTCTGGGTCGTTCTGGTCTGGGTCGTTCTGGTCTGAGTTGTTCTGGTCTGGGTCGTTCTGGTCTGGACCGTTCTGGTCTGGGTCGTTCTGATCTGGatggttctggtctgggtcgTTCTGGTCTGGGTCGTTCTGCTCTGGACCGTTCTGGTCTGGGTCGTTCTGATCTGGATCGTTCTGGCCTGTGTCGTTCTGGTCTGGGTCGTTCTGATCTGGatggttctggtctgggtcgTTCTGATCTGGatggttctggtctgggtcgTTCTGGTCTGGACCGTTCTGGTCTGGGTCGTTCTGATCTGGATCATTCTGGCCTGTGTCGTTCTGGTCTGGGTCGTTCTGATCTGGATCATTCTGGTCTGGATCATTCTGGTTTGGGTCGTTCTGGTCTGTGTCGTTGTGGTCTGGGTCGTTGTGGTCTGGACCGTTCTGGTCTGGACCGTTCTGGTCTGGGTTGTTCTGATTTGGATCGTTCTGATCTGGATCGTTCTGGTCTGTGTCGTCCTGGTGTGGatggttctggtctgggtcgTTCTGGTCTGGACCGTTCTGGTCTGGACCGTTCTGATCTGGATCATTCTGGTCTGTGTCGTTCTGGTCTGGACCGTTCTGGTCTGGACCGTTCTGGTCTGGGTCGTTCTGGTCTGTGTCGTTCTGGTCTGGatggttctggtctgggtcgTTCTGGTCTGGACCGTTCTGGTCTGGGTCGTTCTGATCTGGATCATTCTGGTCTGTGTCGTTGTGGTCTGGGTCGTTCTGATCTGGATCGTTCTGGTCTGTGTCGTTCTGGTCTGGATGGTTCTGGTCTAGGTCGTTCTGGTCTGGACCGTTCTGGTCTGGGTCATTCTGATCTGGATCATTCTGGTCTGTGTcgttctggtctggactgtTCTCGTCTGGACCGTTCTGGTCTGGGTCGTTCTGGTCTGTGTCGTTCTGGTCTGGatggttctggtctgggtctTTCTGGTCTGGACCGTTCTGGTCTGGGTCGTTCTGATCTGGATCATTCTGGTCTGTGTCGTTCTGGTCTGGACcgttctggtctggactgtTCTGGTCTGGGTCGTTCTGGTCTGGACCGTTCTGGTCTGGACCGTTCTGATCTGGATCATTCTGGTCTGTGTCGTTCTGGTCTGGACCGTTCTGGTCTGGACCGTTCTGGTCTGTGTCGTTCTGGTCTGGatggttctggtctgggtcgTTCTGGTCTGGACCGTTCTGGTCTGGGTCGTTCTGATCTGGATCATTCTGGTCTGTGTCGTTGTGGTCTGGGTCGTTCTGATCTGGATCGTTCTGGTCTGTGTCGTTCTGGTCTGGATGGTTCTGGTCTAGGTCGTTCTGGTCTGGACCGTTCTGGTCTGGGTCATTCTGATCTGGATCATTCTGGTCTGTGTcgttctggtctggactgtTCTCGTCTGGACCGTTCTGGTCTGGGTCGTTCTGGTCTGTGTCGTTCTGGTCTGGa
It encodes:
- the LOC121630390 gene encoding uncharacterized protein DDB_G0290685-like; translated protein: MDQNDPDQNDPDQNDRDQNSPDQNGPDQNDTDQNDPDQNDPDQNGPDQNDPDQNHPDQNDTDQNDPDQNGPDENSPDQNDTDQNDPDQNDPDQNGPDQNDLDQNHPDQNDTDQNDPDQNDPDHNDTDQNDPDQNDPDQNGPDQNDPDQNHPDQNDTDQNGPDQNGPDQNDTDQNDPDQNGPDQNGPDQNDPDQNSPDQNGPDQNDTDQNDPDQNDPDQNGPDQKDPDQNHPDQNDTDQNDPDQNGPDENSPDQNDTDQNDPDQNDPDQNGPDQNDLDQNHPDQNDTDQNDPDQNDPDHNDTDQNDPDQNDPDQNGPDQNDPDQNHPDQNDTDQNDPDQNGPDQNGPDQNDTDQNDPDQNGPDQNGPDQNDPDQNHPHQDDTDQNDPDQNDPNQNNPDQNGPDQNGPDHNDPDHNDTDQNDPNQNDPDQNDPDQNDPDQNDTGQNDPDQNDPDQNGPDQNDPDQNHPDQNDPDQNHPDQNDPDQNDTGQNDPDQNDPDQNGPEQNDPDQNDPDQNHPDQNDPDQNGPDQNDPDQNNSDQNDPDQNDPDQNDQNDPDQYDPDQNDPDQNGPDQNDSDQNDPDQNDSDQNDPDQNGPEQNDPDQNGPEQNDPDQNDPDQNGPDQNDSDQNDPDQNDSDQNDPDQNGPDQNDPDQNGPDQNDPDQNDTDQNNSDQNDPDQNGPDQNDPDQNDTDQNDPNQNHPDQNDPDQNGPDQNDTDQNDPDQNDPDQNGPDQNDPDQNHPDQNDTDQNDPDQNDPNQNNPDQNNPDQNDPDQNNTDQNDPNQNDPEQNDPDQNDTGQNDPDQNDPDQNDTGQNDPDQNDPDQNDPDQNHPDQNDPDQNHPDQNDPDQNDTGQNDPDQNDPDQNDPDQNGPDQNNPDQNHPDQNDPDQNHPDQNDPDQNDTDQNDPDQNGPEQNDPDQNDPDQNDPNQNDPDQNDLDQNDPDQTDPDRNGPDQNDTGQNDPDQNDPDQNDPDQNGPDQNDSDQNGPDQNDSDQNDPDQNDSDQNDPDQNDPDQNHPDQNDTDQNNSDQNDPDQNDPDQNGPDQTRPWTSSVVACCFYNMVHSSAACKVGNL